The following coding sequences lie in one Wolbachia endosymbiont strain TRS of Brugia malayi genomic window:
- the dcd gene encoding dCTP deaminase, translated as MAVMPDKWIREKAESFGMIEPFVDHKSSKGVMSFGLSSYGYDARVDNKFKIFTNVNSAVVDPKDFSKNSFIDKETDVCIIPPNSFALASTVEYFHIPRDVLAICVGKSTYARCGIIVNVTPLEPGWKGHVTLEFSNTTPLPAKIYANEGACQFVFLSGESECEKSYDDIKGKYMNQHGITLPLVK; from the coding sequence ATGGCAGTGATGCCTGATAAATGGATAAGGGAAAAAGCTGAAAGCTTTGGAATGATAGAGCCCTTTGTGGATCATAAAAGCAGTAAGGGTGTCATGTCTTTTGGACTATCATCTTACGGGTATGATGCAAGAGTAGATAATAAATTTAAGATTTTTACTAATGTTAATTCAGCTGTGGTTGATCCTAAGGATTTTTCTAAGAACAGTTTTATAGATAAGGAAACAGATGTGTGCATAATTCCACCGAATAGCTTCGCACTTGCAAGTACAGTAGAATATTTTCACATACCAAGGGATGTATTGGCTATTTGTGTTGGTAAATCAACTTATGCGAGGTGCGGGATTATAGTAAACGTTACTCCCTTGGAACCTGGATGGAAAGGTCATGTTACACTTGAATTCTCGAACACTACTCCGCTTCCTGCAAAAATTTATGCCAATGAAGGAGCATGCCAATTTGTGTTTTTAAGTGGTGAAAGTGAGTGTGAAAAATCATACGACGATATAAAAGGAAAGTATATGAACCAACATGGTATTACCTTACCGTTGGTGAAATAA
- the prfB gene encoding peptide chain release factor 2 (programmed frameshift), translating to MKTYLEILEYFQNLDKSISVIRRCLDVEKLKLRLEKLESQTADGNLWQDNQKAQEVLKEYSKIKNDVESFSKLESDYNDAISLMKSAIDENDEEFFSEVENELVKLEKLIKRKETDFLFTDEADNNDCFLEIHSGAGGTESNDWAEMLMRMYIRWAEIYHNFKVEVVEKLEGDSIGIKSAIIKIIGEKAYGWAKSESGIHRLVRISPFDANSKRHTSFVSIGVTPVIEDSIDIAVDEGTLKIDTYRASGAGGQHVNKTESAVRVTHIPTGVIVQCQNNRSQHQNKNEALKLLKGRLYQIKLEKKEQKMAEEYGKKCGIGWGNQIRSYVMHPYQMVKDLRTGYEVGNINSIFDGNIDCFIVNVLTNKN from the exons ATGAAAACCTATCTAGAGATTCTTGAGTATTTTCAGAACTTAGATAAAAGTATTTCTGTTATCAGGAGGTGTCTT GACGTAGAAAAACTAAAATTGCGCCTCGAAAAGTTGGAGTCTCAGACTGCGGATGGTAACCTATGGCAAGACAACCAAAAGGCACAAGAAGTTTTAAAAGAATATTCTAAAATTAAGAATGATGTAGAGTCGTTTTCAAAGCTAGAAAGTGATTATAATGATGCTATCAGTTTAATGAAATCCGCTATTGATGAAAACGATGAAGAGTTTTTCTCTGAAGTTGAAAATGAATTAGTAAAACTGGAGAAATTAATCAAGCGTAAAGAAACAGATTTCTTATTTACTGATGAAGCGGATAATAATGATTGCTTCTTAGAAATACACTCAGGAGCTGGTGGAACAGAGAGCAATGATTGGGCTGAAATGTTAATGCGCATGTATATAAGGTGGGCAGAGATTTATCACAATTTTAAAGTTGAAGTTGTAGAAAAGTTAGAAGGAGACTCAATTGGTATAAAATCTGCAATAATAAAAATCATTGGAGAGAAGGCATATGGATGGGCAAAAAGCGAAAGTGGCATTCACAGACTTGTTAGAATATCACCATTTGACGCAAACAGTAAACGTCATACCAGTTTTGTAAGCATAGGAGTGACTCCAGTGATAGAGGATTCAATTGATATTGCTGTGGATGAGGGAACTCTAAAGATTGACACTTACCGCGCTTCAGGGGCAGGCGGCCAGCACGTGAACAAAACTGAAAGTGCGGTGCGTGTTACACACATTCCAACAGGTGTTATAGTTCAGTGCCAAAATAACCGTTCCCAGCATCAGAATAAAAATGAGGCATTGAAATTACTTAAAGGGCGTTTATACCAAATTAAACTGGAGAAAAAAGAGCAGAAAATGGCTGAAGAGTACGGCAAAAAATGCGGCATAGGTTGGGGCAATCAAATCAGGTCATACGTTATGCATCCGTATCAAATGGTAAAGGATTTAAGGACCGGATATGAGGTGGGTAACATAAATTCCATCTTCGATGGCAATATAGACTGTTTCATAGTTAATGTGCTCACTAATAAAAATTAG
- the gap gene encoding type I glyceraldehyde-3-phosphate dehydrogenase: MKIRVGINGLGRIGRSVLRAIHEVGKYNEQIEVVAVNGSLSTEQHAHLIRYDSVHGKFNGDIGFNESENWISTNGKKFSLYRERNPENIPWDVDVVLECTGAFNKRAEAAKHNTGKVIVSAPVSDADITIVYGVNNDMLKKEHKVISAGSCTTNCLAPVVKVLHFNLDMKSGFMTTVHAYTNDQNVLDGNHRDLRRARACGLSIVPTTTGAAKTIGSVIPELKGKLDGTAIRVPVANVSMVDLKFTTDKKVTAKEINEIFKNSVNDVLSICKEPLVSIDFVHNPYSAIVDLAGTYVTGDICRVAAWYDNEWAFSLRMLDIALLCYNRI; the protein is encoded by the coding sequence ATGAAGATTCGCGTAGGAATTAACGGTCTTGGTAGAATAGGAAGAAGTGTATTGCGTGCTATCCATGAAGTAGGAAAATATAATGAACAAATAGAAGTTGTAGCTGTGAATGGATCACTCAGTACTGAGCAGCATGCACATTTAATTAGGTATGATTCTGTTCACGGCAAATTTAACGGTGATATTGGGTTTAATGAGTCCGAAAATTGGATTTCTACAAATGGCAAAAAGTTTTCTTTATACAGAGAACGGAACCCTGAAAATATTCCTTGGGATGTTGATGTAGTACTTGAATGCACTGGTGCATTTAACAAGCGCGCAGAAGCAGCAAAGCATAATACAGGAAAAGTTATTGTCTCTGCTCCAGTTTCAGATGCTGATATAACTATAGTTTATGGTGTGAATAATGATATGCTCAAAAAAGAGCATAAAGTAATATCAGCAGGTTCTTGTACCACAAATTGTCTCGCTCCAGTTGTAAAGGTTCTGCACTTCAATTTAGATATGAAAAGCGGTTTTATGACCACTGTACATGCCTACACGAATGACCAAAATGTTCTCGATGGTAACCATAGAGACTTACGCAGGGCAAGGGCCTGTGGGTTATCTATAGTGCCAACCACAACTGGAGCAGCAAAGACAATAGGTTCTGTCATTCCTGAATTAAAGGGAAAGCTAGACGGCACTGCCATTAGAGTTCCAGTTGCTAACGTTTCTATGGTTGACCTTAAATTCACCACTGACAAGAAAGTAACAGCTAAAGAAATAAACGAAATATTTAAAAACTCAGTAAATGATGTGCTTTCCATATGTAAGGAACCTTTAGTCTCAATAGATTTCGTGCATAACCCTTATAGTGCAATCGTGGATTTAGCTGGCACATATGTTACAGGTGATATCTGTAGAGTTGCAGCTTGGTACGATAATGAATGGGCTTTTTCACTAAGGATGTTGGACATAGCATTATTGTGCTATAATAGAATATGA
- a CDS encoding ankyrin repeat domain-containing protein — MEYEQWKEILSAIDKETDLSKDNVIAKIKEKLKALDSSTYEEWKETNFDVNHLFAVKYGLLHLAVHNNLKNVVNALFGVEGIDVNAVDKDKHTSLHLAVEKGHIGIVNSLLEVKADVNVEDENGKTPLYTAVQFGCKGEIEVLIGKMMIGALIRAGANVNAEDKDKCTPLHFAARCGRKEIVQTLIEAGANVNAANEDKRTPSHIATQFCRKEIVKVLVEAGADVRAADKYGITPLHFADGAETVKTLIGAGANVNVVDKDKRTPLHWVKGAETAETLIEAGVNVNTIDKGKRNPLHMAARCSCEGVIKTLIGKRADLLSKNNDSKIPSNFNKSHYIIRRVKSLWSEERMKRLDQQSKVSFVVFGLTILFGTATATTLFVTETIAFGPYPIIGTVVIVAAAAWVVSCAADKILEPSTKIDEMKAVQVDENMQKAPLNLST, encoded by the coding sequence ATGGAATATGAACAGTGGAAAGAAATATTAAGTGCAATCGATAAGGAAACAGATTTAAGTAAAGATAACGTAATTGCAAAAATAAAAGAGAAGTTAAAAGCACTAGATTCAAGTACATATGAAGAGTGGAAGGAAACTAATTTTGATGTAAATCACTTATTTGCAGTAAAATATGGATTATTGCATTTAGCTGTTCACAATAATCTAAAAAATGTGGTGAATGCTTTATTTGGGGTAGAAGGAATTGATGTTAATGCAGTGGACAAAGATAAACATACTTCTTTACATTTGGCTGTTGAGAAGGGTCATATTGGTATAGTGAATAGTCTGTTAGAAGTAAAAGCAGATGTCAATGTAGAAGATGAAAATGGAAAGACTCCTTTGTACACAGCTGTTCAATTTGGTTGTAAAGGGGAAATAGAAGTTCTAATCGGAAAAATGATGATAGGAGCTCTGATAAGAGCAGGGGCAAATGTTAATGCAGAAGATAAAGATAAATGCACTCCCTTACACTTTGCTGCTCGATGTGGCCGTAAAGAGATAGTACAAACTCTAATAGAAGCAGGAGCAAATGTTAATGCAGCAAATGAAGATAAACGCACTCCTTCACATATAGCTACTCAGTTCTGTCGTAAAGAGATAGTAAAAGTTCTAGTAGAAGCAGGAGCAGATGTTCGTGCAGCAGATAAATATGGAATAACTCCTTTACATTTTGCTGACGGTGCAGAGACAGTAAAAACTTTAATAGGAGCGGGAGCAAATGTTAATGTAGTAGATAAAGATAAACGCACTCCTTTACATTGGGTCAAGGGTGCAGAGACAGCAGAAACTCTAATAGAAGCAGGAGTAAATGTTAATACAATAGATAAAGGTAAGCGTAATCCTTTACATATGGCTGCTCGATGTAGCTGCGAAGGGGTAATTAAGACTTTAATAGGAAAAAGAGCAGATCTTTTGTCAAAGAATAATGATAGTAAAATCCCGAGCAATTTTAACAAAAGTCACTATATAATTCGGCGTGTGAAATCACTTTGGTCTGAAGAGAGGATGAAGCGACTTGACCAACAGAGTAAAGTGTCTTTTGTTGTTTTTGGTTTAACAATATTATTTGGTACTGCTACAGCAACAACGCTTTTTGTAACTGAAACAATCGCATTCGGGCCATATCCTATAATAGGAACAGTAGTTATAGTTGCAGCGGCAGCATGGGTAGTGTCTTGTGCTGCGGATAAAATATTAGAACCTAGTACTAAAATAGATGAAATGAAAGCAGTACAAGTAGATGAAAATATGCAGAAAGCACCTCTTAACTTGAGCACATAG
- the mgtE gene encoding magnesium transporter: MSVETKFHYDLDKKAIDSLVESLNNQKLENIHNIIKTIDSVQLAYFLSTSISDHREQLVSVLDQYSLSNALVHVVPDLQVEIIETLGIENAAKLLTLLDVEDIVAIVKDLDRKSIENILKYLPNETQKSVEELLSYPEESAGRLIHKDMVIAPYYWTINQLTEFLRSYKKIPEKFHQIFIIDSKLEPIGSVNLNKVISHSGETIIKEIMSQDIKIIKTGVDQEEVARVFKDYSLLSAPVVNKRGKIIGVILIEDVIKVVQQETEEDVLKISGVSSKADINAPIHKTIIQRLPWLLFNLLAATICSVVVGFFDDIIKSFVVLPIVMPIITSMSGNAGSQTVTLTIRAIATKYLTEQNANRILIKEFFIGLINGIILSTISLMVLAIRFHSFKVEIIFVASMVMMSIIATFIGTFIPIMLHRLKSDPAVSSSILTSATTDILSAFIFLGLATLFLLNS; the protein is encoded by the coding sequence ATGAGTGTTGAGACAAAATTTCACTATGATTTAGATAAAAAGGCTATTGATAGCTTGGTAGAGTCACTCAATAATCAGAAATTAGAAAACATTCATAATATTATAAAAACAATAGATAGCGTTCAGCTAGCCTATTTTTTATCCACCTCAATCAGTGATCACAGAGAGCAGTTAGTTAGTGTCCTCGATCAATATTCATTAAGTAATGCTCTAGTGCATGTAGTACCAGACTTACAAGTGGAGATCATAGAAACATTGGGAATAGAAAATGCGGCAAAGTTACTGACACTCCTCGATGTGGAAGATATAGTAGCCATAGTGAAAGATTTGGACAGAAAATCCATAGAAAATATACTTAAATACCTGCCCAACGAAACTCAAAAATCAGTAGAGGAATTATTATCGTACCCAGAAGAAAGTGCAGGAAGATTGATACATAAAGATATGGTTATAGCTCCATATTATTGGACGATAAACCAATTAACAGAATTTTTGCGCAGTTATAAAAAAATACCAGAAAAATTTCATCAGATCTTTATTATTGACTCAAAATTAGAGCCTATAGGTAGTGTTAATTTGAACAAGGTAATATCTCACTCAGGAGAAACAATAATAAAAGAGATAATGAGTCAAGACATAAAGATTATTAAAACCGGAGTAGATCAAGAGGAAGTAGCAAGGGTATTTAAAGATTATTCTCTATTGTCAGCTCCAGTAGTAAATAAGCGTGGTAAAATCATTGGTGTGATCTTGATTGAAGATGTAATAAAAGTTGTTCAACAAGAAACAGAAGAAGATGTACTCAAAATAAGTGGTGTGTCGTCTAAAGCCGATATAAATGCTCCTATACATAAAACTATAATTCAAAGGCTACCTTGGTTATTATTTAATCTCTTAGCTGCAACAATATGTTCTGTAGTAGTTGGCTTCTTCGATGATATAATAAAAAGTTTTGTAGTGCTACCAATAGTTATGCCAATAATTACATCAATGAGTGGAAACGCTGGATCCCAAACAGTAACGCTAACCATTAGGGCAATTGCAACAAAATATTTGACTGAACAAAATGCAAACAGAATACTGATAAAAGAATTTTTCATAGGTCTTATAAATGGGATAATTTTATCTACTATTTCATTAATGGTATTGGCAATAAGATTTCATAGTTTCAAAGTGGAGATAATTTTTGTGGCTTCCATGGTTATGATGTCAATCATTGCAACGTTTATCGGAACTTTCATTCCTATAATGCTTCACCGTTTAAAATCTGATCCTGCAGTTTCTTCTTCAATTCTAACATCAGCAACAACTGATATTCTTTCAGCTTTTATATTTCTCGGTTTAGCTACACTCTTTTTATTAAATAGCTAA
- a CDS encoding substrate-binding domain-containing protein has protein sequence MFRSFLLIFVFTVLIPLSNADARKYVRIVGSSTVFPFISFIAEDFNRIFSFKTPVVESIGSGPGFKMFCSGIGENTPDIATSSRPVKEAEIELCKRNKVNEVVEVIIGYDGIVVANSNQSHKFDFTKKDLFETLSAYSQDNGKLVKNNKKFWSDVNQTLPKTGIEIYGPHQNTGTYETLVNFVMTDQYSCMNSRIFKESYKDPEERKKACSNIRDDGRYIEVGINENIVIQKLKSNKNALGIFSFSFLMRNQDKIQGSTIAGIEPTYENISSGKYILARPLYLYIKKEHLNTVDGLREFIREVIDSISTEGGYLSRLGLIPLSNEDIKRVLAKVHDIV, from the coding sequence ATGTTTAGAAGCTTTCTCTTAATTTTTGTATTTACAGTACTTATCCCTCTGTCAAATGCTGATGCGAGGAAATATGTCAGAATTGTTGGGTCTTCAACCGTTTTTCCTTTTATCTCATTTATAGCTGAGGACTTTAATCGTATATTCTCCTTTAAGACTCCAGTTGTAGAATCAATAGGAAGCGGGCCGGGATTTAAAATGTTTTGTTCAGGAATAGGAGAAAATACACCAGATATTGCCACTTCATCTCGTCCTGTAAAAGAGGCAGAAATAGAGCTATGTAAAAGGAACAAAGTTAATGAAGTGGTAGAGGTCATTATTGGCTATGATGGAATTGTCGTTGCAAATTCGAATCAAAGCCATAAATTTGATTTTACAAAAAAGGATTTATTTGAAACTTTATCTGCATATTCTCAAGATAATGGTAAGCTAGTAAAAAATAACAAGAAGTTTTGGTCTGATGTAAATCAAACCTTACCAAAAACGGGAATTGAAATTTATGGTCCACATCAGAATACAGGCACATACGAAACTTTGGTTAATTTTGTTATGACTGATCAATACTCATGCATGAATTCAAGAATTTTTAAAGAAAGTTATAAGGATCCAGAAGAAAGAAAGAAAGCATGCAGTAATATAAGAGATGATGGAAGGTATATAGAAGTTGGAATCAATGAGAACATAGTAATACAAAAATTGAAAAGTAACAAGAATGCCTTAGGAATATTTAGTTTCAGCTTTTTAATGAGGAACCAAGATAAGATACAAGGGAGCACGATTGCAGGAATTGAGCCAACTTATGAAAATATATCATCAGGAAAATATATATTAGCAAGGCCTCTATATCTTTACATAAAGAAAGAACACTTAAATACAGTTGATGGACTAAGAGAATTCATTAGAGAAGTTATAGATTCAATCAGTACTGAAGGTGGGTACCTATCTAGGCTCGGTCTGATTCCACTTTCGAATGAAGATATAAAGAGAGTTTTAGCAAAAGTTCATGATATAGTGTAA
- the tatC gene encoding twin-arginine translocase subunit TatC produces MNRNPNKYASFYEHLTELRKRVIFCFLFFLIVFGLCYYFKENIYYFLLTPLIEVTKNSNDFSLIYTDLTEAFFVYLRVAIMSAFLFSFPVFAWQFYMFLAPGLYKSERAVLLPYLIATPILFITGAAVVYYYIFPLAWKFFIAFEHSGKSFGIPIEFMPSVSEYLDLVLQFMFAFGTAFQIPVILTLMVRVGLLTTQSLSNKRRVAIVAIFIIAAILTPPDVLSQVGLAVPMLILYELSILMCRYIEKKAKDSNR; encoded by the coding sequence ATGAATAGAAACCCTAACAAATATGCTTCCTTTTATGAACACCTCACAGAACTCAGAAAAAGGGTTATTTTTTGCTTTCTATTTTTTCTCATCGTCTTTGGTCTTTGCTACTATTTTAAAGAAAATATATATTATTTTTTACTTACACCCTTAATAGAAGTTACAAAAAATAGCAACGACTTTTCTCTAATCTATACAGATCTAACAGAAGCATTCTTTGTGTATCTCAGGGTTGCAATAATGAGCGCGTTTTTGTTTTCTTTTCCTGTATTTGCATGGCAATTCTATATGTTTTTAGCACCAGGATTATACAAAAGCGAAAGGGCAGTGTTGTTGCCATACTTAATTGCAACACCGATTTTATTTATAACAGGAGCTGCTGTAGTTTATTACTACATATTCCCTCTAGCCTGGAAGTTTTTTATCGCCTTTGAACACAGTGGTAAATCCTTCGGCATACCGATAGAGTTTATGCCGTCAGTTAGCGAGTATCTAGACCTTGTTCTCCAATTCATGTTTGCATTTGGCACTGCATTTCAAATTCCAGTCATACTTACATTAATGGTTAGGGTTGGATTACTTACTACGCAAAGTTTGTCGAATAAGCGCAGAGTTGCGATAGTAGCAATTTTCATTATTGCTGCGATCTTAACTCCACCTGATGTGTTAAGCCAAGTAGGGCTTGCTGTACCAATGTTAATTCTATACGAGCTATCCATCCTAATGTGTAGATATATTGAGAAGAAAGCAAAGGATTCTAATAGATGA